A window of Pedococcus badiiscoriae genomic DNA:
GGCATACGCCTGCGCGTGGTGCTCCAGCTGCGCGTGGCGCACCAGCGCGCCCACCCGCACCTCGGTGTCGCTCACGACCACGTCGGCGAGACCGGAGACCTGGTTGATGTCGACCAGGTGGGCAGGTGAGGCGAGGCGCATGTTGAGGATCGGGATGAGGCTCTGGCCGCCCGCGAGGACCTTGCCGTCGTGTCCCACCTCGGCCAGCACCGCAACCGCCTCCGCGACGGTGCGAGGGGCGTGGTGGACGAACGGCGCGGGCTTCACGGACTGATCCTGCCTTCTGCGGTGGATGGGGGAAAGGGCGGGGGAGCGGCGGGGCCGAGTGGTCGGCGCAGGCGGGGGAATGGCCGGGAAATGGCACGGGCCCCCGATGCTGGATCGGGGGCCCGCACCACGAGGGTCAGCGTCGGGCGTCGTCCTGGTAGAGGTCGTCGACCCCGTCGCTGTCGCCGTAGGTCTCCCGACCGCCGACGGTCAGGACCGCACCCTCGGCCCGGGCTCGGAGCTCGGCGGGTGCCAGCGCCTTGGCGACGTGGTAGGCCACCACGGCGACGATGGTGCCCAGCGCGATCCCGGTGAGGGAGAAGCTGTCGGTGAACTTGAGCGTCACGTTGCCGATGCCGATGACGATGCCGGCAGCCACCGGGACCAGGTTGATCGGGTTGCCGAAGTCGACCCCGTTCTCCTTCCAGATCTTGGCGCCGAGCAGGCCGATCATGCCGTAGAGGACGACCGTGATGCCGCCCAGGACGCCACCGGGGGTCGAGGCCACGAGCGCACCGAACTTCGGGGAGAACCCGAACAGGATCGCCACGATCGCCGCGACGAAGTACGCGGCCGTCGAGTAGACGCGCGTCGCTGCCATGACCCCGATGTTCTCGGCGTAGGTCGTCGTCGGCGAACCACCCACCGCGGAGGCCACCACCGTGCCGAAGCCGTCAGCGGCGATGGCGCGACCCATGTAGGGGTTGAGGTCGGTCTTGGTCATCTCGGCGACGGCCTTGACGTGCCCGGTGTTCTCGGCGATCAGGGCGATCACGGCAGGCACCACCAGCAGGATGGCGGCCACCGAGAACGACGGTGCGTGCCAGCCGACGACCTCCTTGCCACCGACGACCTGGGTGTGCGGCGGGAAGCCGAACAGCGCGGCGTCCTTGATGCCCTGGAAGTTGGTGCGGAAGTGCGTGGTGATCTTGCCGGCGCCGGGGTCGAACGAGGTGATCTTGCCGAAGCCCTTGTCGAACAGCCAGGACAGGACGTAGCCGAAGATCAGCGCGAGGAAGATCGCGATGCGCCCGATGAAGCCCTTGAAGGCGACCGCACAGATGATCGTGAAGGTCATCACCAGCAGCGCGACCCACTGGTCCTGCGGCCAGTAGATGTTGGCGACCACCGGCGCGAGGTTGAAGCCGATGAGCATGACCACGGCACCGGTCACGACCGGCGGGAGCACCCTGTGCAGCACGGCCGACCCGAGGAAGTGGATGAGCACACCCACCAGGGCCAGCACGACGCCCGCCACGAGGATCGCACCGGTGACGGTGGCCGAGGTCGAGCCCGCCTGTGCGCGAATGGCCACCACGGCCCCGACGAACGAGGCCGACGTCCCCAGGTAGCTGGGGACCTTGCCCTGGACGATCAGCAGGAAGCAGATCGTCGCGACGCCGCTCATCATGATCGCGAGCTGGGCGTTGAGCCCCATGATCAGGGGGAAGACGAACGTTGCCCCGAACATGGCCACGACGTGCTGGGCGCCGAGCCCGATCGTCTTGCCCCACGACAGTCGCTCGTCGGGAGCGACGACGTCATCGGGGCCCATGGTGCGGCCGTCTCCATGCAGTTTCCAACCCAGGCCCAATGACATGCGGACTCCTTTATCCACCAGGGGCCACCCCAGGTGACGTGGCCCACAGTCCCGTTCGGGATAGGCGAAAACTAGCGGCCAGACCGGGCCGGTGCATTGGGCAATTGTTGCTATCGGAGCCGGAGCGCCTTTCGGCAGAGTATGCGGAGTGGCGCGCTCGCGTTTCCCGTCCCGGAGGAGTCGAATGGGCTGTGCCGCGTCCCTCCCGCCAGAGGGCGCGGCACCTTCATGTGGGGTCCCACGGATGGCACGCGGACGGCATGCAGACGCATGCGGACGGCATGCAGACGCCTACAGGGGCTCAGATGCCCCGCATCTGGTGCACCTTGAGGGCCAGCGCGAGCTTGAGCCGCAGCTGGGGGTCGGTGGTGAACGGGCCGAGCATCTTCTCGAGCTTCACGATCCGGTAGCGCAGCGTGTTGTAGTGGAAGAACAGCCGGCGGGCCGTCTCGGCCACGTTCATGTTGGTGTCGATGAGGATCGACAGGGTGCGCCTCAGGTCGACGTTCTCGGGGGAGTCGTCGGCAGCGAGGCCGCCCAGCGACTCGTCCACGAAGCGGCGCAGGTCGGCGCTGTCCGGGATCAGCGCGAGCAGCCGGAAGACCCCGAGGCCGTCGAAGTGGGTGACCGCCGAGTCACCGTGCAGCTGGCGTCCGACGCTCACCGCGCTGAGCGCCTCGTCGTAGGCCTGCGGCAGGTCGGCGACGGAGTCGATCGGCCGGGAGACACCGGTGGAGAAGGTGCGCCGACCGCCGCCGCCGATCCCGCTGATGACCCGGACGACTTCGGAGACGGTGCGCATGATCGCGTCGGTGTCCGCCGTGGGCGAGACGCCGCAGAGCGCGACGACCTCCTGGCTGAACCCCATCACCGGCGCCCGCGGGTCCCGCACTGCCATCGCCTGGCTCCATGCCCGCGAGAAGCGTTCCTGCAGGACGCCGACCTCCTCCGGTGACCGCGTCGAGTGCGCGTCGTCCTCGTCGGTCTCGGCGACGACGACGACGAGCCGGCGGTCGATGTCCCACCCCAGGGAGGCCGCGTGGGCCACGGCCTCGGTGGGGGAGCCGGCCCGTCCGGACAGGGCGTCCCGCAGGAACTCGGCGCGGTACTTGCTCTCGACCGCGGAGACGGCCTGCTCCTTGGTGATGGCCAGCGCCGCCACCGTGGCGGCCCGCTCGAGCAGGTGGACGTCGTCGGCGGTGAGGGCGCGGTCCCCGACGAACGCGGCCAGCAGCCCGTGGTTGAGGTTGCCCGCGGCGATCCGCACCATGGCGCGGCGGGCGCTGGCTCCGTGGGGAGGGCGGATGCCGACCGGCTCGTGCTCGGTGATGAGGCGGCCGGTGCGGTCGAAGCAGTCGAGGGACAGTGCCGCGGCGAGGTCGGCCTCCGACCCGGCGCTGGCCAGCACCCGACCGTCGCTGGTGGTCACCATGGCCGCGCCTCCCAGGAACCCGGCCAGCTGCTGGCAGAGGTCTTCGAGCCCACCCCCGGCGAGGACGACCCCGACCAGGATCTGGTGGGCCTCCTCGACCCGTTCGAGGATGCCGGCCTGCTGGTCCAGCACCGCCTCGAGGACCTCGGTGACGATCCGCTCGGGCGCGGCGGTGCGCGATGCCAGCACCAGCGGGAGCCTCGCCGCGGCGGCCTGTGAGCCCCAGTGCAGGGCCTGGTCGGAGGTGCCGCCGGCGACGGCCAGCGCGGTGGCACCGTCGAGGGAGCACTGTTCGAAGGGGTCGCGGCCTGCTGCCTGCCAGGCCTCGATGGTCTCGGCGTCCGCGCAGACCAGGTGGTGGCGGGGCTCAGGTGCGGCGCCGAGCAACGAGGCCCGGCTGACGCCTCGCGCCGGCTCGTCGGGGTCGTGGAGCAGCCGAGCGCCCGCCAGCGATGGCAGCGCCAGCAGTCGCTCGAGGCTCACGCCGCCGACGAGGTCGTGGCTGGGCGGGGCCGTGAGGGGGGAGGCCGATGGCAACTCCGCGTCAACCAGGGCGTCATCCTTGGCAACATTCACCATGAGCCGACTGTAACGGCACTCGATAGCGTCGCTGCGTCAGTCCGAGGAAACCCCGAGGAACCCGCACGCACCGGAGGTCGTCCGTGACAGCGTCCGAGCCGCTCTGGCCGGCAGCGGTGTCCGAACGTGCTGCCACGCTGGTCCACGGACCCGCCCGCTCGGCGAAGGTCCTCGGCACCTTTCCGACGGCGCTCTACCTCCAGGTCGGCGGCCACGCGCGGGTCCTCCCGGTCGTGACCCCCGACGGCCTGCGCCTGCCGACAGCCCTGGCCGTCGCGACCTCGTTGCCCAGGGTCGGGTGGGGCGTCCAGCCGGGCGACGACGTCGTGGTGGGTGGTGGTGACGTGCTGCTGCCGGGCGTGACGATCCGCGCCGTCCGCACCTGGCACCCGCGCCGGGTGCCGACCGCCTCCGTCGCGACGTTCCTCGGTGCGCCGCTTGCCCCCCTGGCTCTGCCCTGGCGAGCCGCCTCGCGCGTGCTCACGCAAGGACTGACCGGCGACGAGCGCTCCCTGCCGTCCCGGGTGCAGGAGCTGGTGGGGCGGGGACCTGGTCTCACCCCGAGCGGCGACGACGTCCTGTGCGGGGTGATGCTCGCCCTGCGCCTGCACCCTCGGGGATCCGACGTGCTGCTGGGCCGCCTCTGGCGGGCGGTGCGTCCGCTGCTCGCGACGACCACGAGCCTGTCCGCGGCCCTGCTCACCGAGGCTGCGCGGGGGTATGCCGTGGCGCCGGTCGTGCGCCTCACCGAGGCTCTGGCGGGCGCCGACCGCGCAGCCCCGACGGGCTCGGCACGCCTGACGGGGGAGACCGGCCCCGCGGGCTCCACGCTCCCCGACGAGGTCGCCGCAGCCATCCGCGAGGTGCTCGCCATCGGTCACTCCTCGGGTGCCGACCTGCTGGGCGGCCTCGCCGGCTGCCTCGACGCGCTCGACGCCCTCGACGAGGCTGACTCGGCTGACCTCCTCGGCGCCCCCGACCTGCTCGTCCACTCCGGCCGCCCGGCCATGACCCCCAGGAGCCTTCAGTGACCGACCACCTCGAGGTCCGCAGCGGGGCCTACTACGACTCGGTCAGCCTGATGCAGGTCTCCCGGCAGGTCGCCGGTGCCCCCGGCGTGGCGGCCGCACAGGTTGCGATGGCCACCGAGCTGAACCTCGACGTCATCGCCGGCATGGGGTTCTCGGTCCCCGCCGGCGTCCAGCCCAACGACCTCGTGGTCGCGATCCGAGCCGAGGACGAGAACGGCGTCGCCAGCGGGTTGACCGCCCTCGAGACGGCCCTGGCCGCCCTGCGGTCCGCGGGGTCGCAGGCCGGCGGCTTCGGTGAGGCCCCTGCCCCTCGCACCCTCGGACGCGCCGTCGCGGTCGGGGCTGCCAACCTCGCCCTGGTCTCCGTCCCCGGCCAGTACGCCACCGTCGAGGCCTACGACGCCATCGACCGCGGTGTCTCGGTCATGCTCTTCTCGGACAACGTGCCGGTCGAGGACGAGGTGCGGCTCAAGGACGCCGCGGCCGCCCGGGACATCCTGGTCATGGGGCCGGACTGCGGCACCGCCGTCGTCGCCGGCGTCGCCCTGGGCTTCGCCAACGTCGTCGAGCGGGGCCCCGTCGGCATCGTCGCGGCGTCCGGCACCGGTGCACAGCAGGCGATGGCCCTGCTCGACGCCGCCGGGCTGGGGGTGAGCCACTGCCTCGGCGTCGGGGGCCGGGACCTCTCGGCCACGGTCGGCGGCCGCTCCACGAGGCAGGCTCTCGCGGCGCTCGCGGCAGACGAGTCGACCGAGGCGATCATCGTGGTGTCGAAGCCTCCGGCCGCGCAGGTGCTCGCCGACCTCGAGGCGTATGCCGGCGAGCTCGGAAAGCCGGTCCACTGGGCGACGCTCGGCACCGGGCGCCCCGACCTGACGGCCGCCGTGGAGGCCTTCCTCGAGGCCCGCGGGCAGGCCGTCCCCACCTGGCCGTCCTGGCCCGCGCACGACTCGCGCGACCCGCTCGACCCCCTCGACGCGGCGACGGGAGCCAGCGGCCGGTACCTGCGCGGGCTCTTCTGTGGCGGCACCCTCGCCGACGAGGCGATGCTCGTCGCCGGGGCGCAGCTCGGCGGCATACGGTCCAACATCCCGCTCGCCCCCGAGCTGGCGCTCGACGCGGACCTGCGGGCCGACGACCACGTCGTGATCGACTTCGGCGACGACGGCCTGACCCGGGGTCGGGCCCACCCGATGATCGACCCGACCCTGCGGCTGGAGCGGGTCGCCGCCGAGGGGAGCGACCCGACCTGCGGGGTGCTGTTGCTCGACCTCGTGCTCGGTCACGGCGCCCACCCCGACCCGGGGCCCGAGCTCGCGGACGCCATCCGTGGGGCGCGCGAGGCTGCCCGTTCCGGCGGGCGCGAGCTGCCGGTCGTGGTCTCGCTCACCGGCACCCGTGGGGACCCCCAGGACCTTGCCGCGACAGCCGCGGCGCTGTCCGCGGCGGGCGCGTCCGTGCACCTGTCCAACGCCGAAGCCACCCGGACGGCTCTGTCCCTGCTGTCCGACCTGCCGGCCGACCTGCTGTCCGACACCGACCCCCTGGGAGGACCTCGATGACCTCGCCCCTGCACGGGCTGCTGGCCGCGGACCCGGTGCTCGCCACCGCTGGTGCCTCGATGTTCGCGGACGCCTTGCGCGACCAGGCGGTGGTGGTCACCGAGACGGACTGGCAGCCACCCCTCGACGGCACCGCCGCCCACCTGACCGCCGTCCTGGGTGACGCGCGCCGCGCCGACGCGAATGCCGTTGCGCTGCAGCGGATGACGGCGGCAGGCGCCGACTTCGTCGACGTGCGTCCGGCCAGCGAGGCGCTGGGTCTCGAACGCGGTACGTTCCTGCACGCCGGTCCTCCCATCGAGTGGGACCGGGCCTCCGGGCCGCTGCGCGGAGCCCTCATCGGCGCCATGCTCTTCGAGGGGATGGCGGACACCCCCGAGGCCGCCGAGGCTGCCTTGTCACGGGGTGACGTCGAGCTCGAGCCGTGTCACCACCGTGACGCGGTCGGACCGATGGCCGGCGTGATCTCGCCCTCGATGTGGGTCTACGAGCTGCGCGACGAGGTCCATGACCACACCTCGTGGTGCTCCCTCAACGAGGGACTGGGCAAGGTGCTGCGTTACGGCGCCTACGGCCCCGAGGTCATCGACCGGCTGCACTGGATGAACTCGGTGCTGGGGCCGTTGCTGCAGCAGGCGATCCGCGCCGCGGGTCCCATCGACGTGAAGTCGATCATCGCCCAGATGCTGCAGATGGGCGACGAGGGCCACAACCGCAACCGGGCCGGTTCGCTGATGCTCCTGCGCGAGCTGCTGCCCTCGCTCATCGTCGCCGAGGCGTCGTCCGCGGACATCGCCGAGGCGGTGCGGTTCTCGGGCGCCAACGAGCACTTCTTCCTCAACCTGGGTATGCCGGCCTGCAAGCTGTCCACGTTGGCGGCCGAGGGGATCGCGGGCTCGACCGTGGTCACCACCATGGCCCGCAACGGCACGGACTTCGGGATCCGCACGGCCGGCACCGGCGCACAGTGGTTCACCGGCCCGGCCAACACGCCCGAGGGACTGTTCCTGGGCTCGTACGGGCCGGACGACGCGAACCCCGACATCGGGGACTCGGCCATCACCGAGACGGCGGGCATCGGCGGCTTCGCGATGGCGGCGGCGCCGGCGATCGTCCGGTTCGTCGGCGGCGACGTGCCCCTGGCGCTGCGGGCCACGCGCACCATGTACGAGATCACCGTCGGCGAGCACACGGCATACCAGGTGCCCATCCTGGAGTTCCGCGGAACGCCGACGGGGATCGACGTCTCGGCCGTCGTGCGCACCGGGATCCTGCCGCAGATCAACACCGGCATGGCGGGACGCGTGGCGGGGACGGGCCAGGTCGGCGCCGGCCTGGTGACCCCGCCCGCGGAGTGCTTCACCCAGGCGATCGCCGCGCTGGCGGCCGCCGCGGGAACACCCTGACCTCCGCTCCGCCTCGTCCCGCGCCAGTCCTGTGCCCCGGACCACGCAGCGGCACTGCCGCGGGCGGTCGCAGTCGGGCGTGGCAGGATACGGGCTCGTGACGGCACGCATCCTCGACGGCAAAGCGGTCCTGGCGACCATCAAGGACGAGCTCCGCGGGCGGGTGGACGCGCTGCGCGAGCACGGCGTCGTACCGGGCCTCGGCACGGTGCTCGTGGGTGACGACCCCGGCAGCCGCTGGTACGTCAACGCCAAGCACCGGGACTGCGCCGAGATCGGGCTCACGAGCATCCGCCGCGACCTGCCCTCGAGCGCCACGCAGGCAGAGGTCGAGGCCGTCATCGACGAGCTCAACGCCGATCCGGACTGCACCGGGTTCCTCGTGCAGCAGCCGACGGGGCTCGACGAGTTCGCCCTGCTCTCGCGCGTGGACCCGACCAAGGACGTCGACGGCCTGCACCCGACCAACCTGGGCTGGCTCGTCCTGGGCAAGCCCGCGCCGCTTCCGTGCACCCCAGCGGGCTGCATCGAGCTCCTCCGCCGGTTCGACGTGCCGATCGCCGGGGCCCGGGTGGCCCTGGTCGGGCGCGGGATCACCGTGGGCCGGCCGCTCGGGCTGATGCTCACCCGACGCAGCGAGAACGCCACGGTCGTCCTGTGCCACACCGGGACCCGTGACCTCGCCGCGGAGGTCCGCCAGGCCGACATCGTGGTGGCCGCCGCCGGCCAGCCCGGCCTCATCACGGCCGACATGGTCAAGCCGGGTGCCGCCGTCCTCGACGTCGGCGTCAGCCGGATCACTGCCGAGGACGGCAGGTCAGTCGTCGCCGGAGACGTCGCCGACGACGTCGCGGAGGTGGCCGGCTGGGTCAGCCCCAACCCCGGAGGCGTCGGTCCGATGACTCGCGCCATGCTGCTGTCCAACATCGTGGCAGCGGCCGAGCGTCAGCTCGCCGAGACCCGGGCCTGACCCGCATGATCGCACCGCGCCTGGGCTGGTGGTGGGTCGCCGCCCCGGTCCTGGTGCTCGGTGTCGGGCTCTTCCTGCTCGACCAGGTGCGGCTCGCGGGCTACGTCCTCGCGGCTGGCCTCGGACTGGCGGCGCTGTTGCGCCTGGTGCTCCCCACGGCGCGCAGTGGTGGACTCGCGGTGCGTTCCCGGGGCATCGACGTGGTGACGATGGCAGCCCTCGGACTGGCGCTCGCCGTCATCACCTCGGTGCTCGACCTGCGTCCCGGCCGCTGACCCCGCGGCGCGGGGGTCAACGGCGCGGGGTCAACGACGCGTGGTCAGCGGCACTGCCTCAGCCGAGCAGGCCCAGGCCGCGGACCGCGTCGCGCTCCTCCTCGAGCTCCTTGACGGAGGCGTCGATGCGGGCGCGGGAGAAGTCGTTGATCTCCAGGCCCTGGACGATCTGCCAGTCGCCGTTGCTCGTGGTGACGGGGAAGGAGGAGATGAGCCCCTCCGGCACACCGTAGGAGCCGTCCGAGCGGACCGACATCGAGACCCAGTCACCGGGGGCCGTGCCGAGCGCCCAGTCGCGGGCGTGGTCGACCGTGGCCGAGGCCGCGGAGGCGGCTGACGAGGCGCCCCGCGCGTCGATGATCGCCGCGCCGCGCTTGGCGACCGTGGGGATGTAGGTGTCCGCCAGCCACGCCTCGTCGTTGATCAGCTCTGCGGCGTTGCGGCCGCCGACCTCGGCGTGGAACAGGTCGGGGTACTGGGTGGCCGAGTGGTTGCCCCAGATGGTCATGTGGGTGATGTCGGTGACGGCGGCACCGGTCTTGGCGGCCAGCTGGCTGATCGCGCGGTTGTGGTCCAGACGGGTCAGGGCCGAGAAGCGCTCCTGCGGGATGTCGGGGGCGTTGCTCATCGCGATGAGGGCGTTGGTGTTGGCCGGGTTGCCGGTCACCGTGACCCGGATGTCATCGGCGGCAACGGAGTTCAGCGCCTTGCCCTGCGGGGCGAAGATGCCGCCGTTGGCCTCGAGCAGGTCGCCGCGCTCCATGCCGGGGCCGCGCGGCCGTGCGCCGACGAGCAGGGCGTGGTTCACGCCGTCGAAGACCTTCTCCGCGTTGTCGCCGATCTCGACCCCGGCCAGCGTCGGGAACGCGCAGTCGTCGAGCTCCATGACGACGCCTTCGAGCGCCTTGAGCGCCGGCGTGATCTCGAGCAGTCGCAGCTCGACGGGGGTGTCCGGGCCGAACAGCGAACCGCTCGCGATCCGGAAGAGGAGGCTGTAGCCGATCTGGCCGGCGGCGCCGGTGACGGCGACCTTGACGGGGGAGGTGCTCACGGTGGGACCCTTCGCGTGCTGGTGGGCTGGTGACTGCCAACGACGCTAGCAGGCGGCCCGCAGCACGCGGCCGGGTGGCTAGGGTCGACTCATGCCGACTCCGGAGTTCATCCTCGCCCTGCGTGAACGGGTCGGCACCCAGCTCCTCTTCCTGACGGGCGTGACTGCGGTGGTGCGCAACTCGCATGGTGAGGTGCTGCTCTGCCGCCGCGTCGACAACGGCCAGTGGGCCCTGGTCAGTGGCATCCTCGAACCGGGTGAACAGCCGGCCGAGGGGCTTCGCCGCGAGATCGCGGAGGAGACCGGGGTCGCGGCGCGGATCGACGACCTGACCGGCGTGTGGACGCTGCCCGCTCAGCAGTACCCGAACGGCGACCGCGCCCAGTACCTCGACCTGTGTTTCACCGCCACGTACCTGTCGGGGCAGGCCCGGGTCAACGACGACGAGTCGCTCGAGGTCGGCTGGTTCGCGCTCGACGCCCTCCCGGAGATGATGGAGCGTTCGAGGGTGCGGCTCGAGCGCGCCCTCGCCTTCACGGGTCACGTCTGGTTCGAGCGCGCTGC
This region includes:
- a CDS encoding DUF1116 domain-containing protein → MTSPLHGLLAADPVLATAGASMFADALRDQAVVVTETDWQPPLDGTAAHLTAVLGDARRADANAVALQRMTAAGADFVDVRPASEALGLERGTFLHAGPPIEWDRASGPLRGALIGAMLFEGMADTPEAAEAALSRGDVELEPCHHRDAVGPMAGVISPSMWVYELRDEVHDHTSWCSLNEGLGKVLRYGAYGPEVIDRLHWMNSVLGPLLQQAIRAAGPIDVKSIIAQMLQMGDEGHNRNRAGSLMLLRELLPSLIVAEASSADIAEAVRFSGANEHFFLNLGMPACKLSTLAAEGIAGSTVVTTMARNGTDFGIRTAGTGAQWFTGPANTPEGLFLGSYGPDDANPDIGDSAITETAGIGGFAMAAAPAIVRFVGGDVPLALRATRTMYEITVGEHTAYQVPILEFRGTPTGIDVSAVVRTGILPQINTGMAGRVAGTGQVGAGLVTPPAECFTQAIAALAAAAGTP
- a CDS encoding bifunctional methylenetetrahydrofolate dehydrogenase/methenyltetrahydrofolate cyclohydrolase; the protein is MTARILDGKAVLATIKDELRGRVDALREHGVVPGLGTVLVGDDPGSRWYVNAKHRDCAEIGLTSIRRDLPSSATQAEVEAVIDELNADPDCTGFLVQQPTGLDEFALLSRVDPTKDVDGLHPTNLGWLVLGKPAPLPCTPAGCIELLRRFDVPIAGARVALVGRGITVGRPLGLMLTRRSENATVVLCHTGTRDLAAEVRQADIVVAAAGQPGLITADMVKPGAAVLDVGVSRITAEDGRSVVAGDVADDVAEVAGWVSPNPGGVGPMTRAMLLSNIVAAAERQLAETRA
- a CDS encoding DUF3017 domain-containing protein, which codes for MIAPRLGWWWVAAPVLVLGVGLFLLDQVRLAGYVLAAGLGLAALLRLVLPTARSGGLAVRSRGIDVVTMAALGLALAVITSVLDLRPGR
- a CDS encoding uracil-xanthine permease family protein; this encodes MGPDDVVAPDERLSWGKTIGLGAQHVVAMFGATFVFPLIMGLNAQLAIMMSGVATICFLLIVQGKVPSYLGTSASFVGAVVAIRAQAGSTSATVTGAILVAGVVLALVGVLIHFLGSAVLHRVLPPVVTGAVVMLIGFNLAPVVANIYWPQDQWVALLVMTFTIICAVAFKGFIGRIAIFLALIFGYVLSWLFDKGFGKITSFDPGAGKITTHFRTNFQGIKDAALFGFPPHTQVVGGKEVVGWHAPSFSVAAILLVVPAVIALIAENTGHVKAVAEMTKTDLNPYMGRAIAADGFGTVVASAVGGSPTTTYAENIGVMAATRVYSTAAYFVAAIVAILFGFSPKFGALVASTPGGVLGGITVVLYGMIGLLGAKIWKENGVDFGNPINLVPVAAGIVIGIGNVTLKFTDSFSLTGIALGTIVAVVAYHVAKALAPAELRARAEGAVLTVGGRETYGDSDGVDDLYQDDARR
- a CDS encoding FdrA family protein, with the protein product MTDHLEVRSGAYYDSVSLMQVSRQVAGAPGVAAAQVAMATELNLDVIAGMGFSVPAGVQPNDLVVAIRAEDENGVASGLTALETALAALRSAGSQAGGFGEAPAPRTLGRAVAVGAANLALVSVPGQYATVEAYDAIDRGVSVMLFSDNVPVEDEVRLKDAAAARDILVMGPDCGTAVVAGVALGFANVVERGPVGIVAASGTGAQQAMALLDAAGLGVSHCLGVGGRDLSATVGGRSTRQALAALAADESTEAIIVVSKPPAAQVLADLEAYAGELGKPVHWATLGTGRPDLTAAVEAFLEARGQAVPTWPSWPAHDSRDPLDPLDAATGASGRYLRGLFCGGTLADEAMLVAGAQLGGIRSNIPLAPELALDADLRADDHVVIDFGDDGLTRGRAHPMIDPTLRLERVAAEGSDPTCGVLLLDLVLGHGAHPDPGPELADAIRGAREAARSGGRELPVVVSLTGTRGDPQDLAATAAALSAAGASVHLSNAEATRTALSLLSDLPADLLSDTDPLGGPR
- a CDS encoding DUF2877 domain-containing protein, whose amino-acid sequence is MTASEPLWPAAVSERAATLVHGPARSAKVLGTFPTALYLQVGGHARVLPVVTPDGLRLPTALAVATSLPRVGWGVQPGDDVVVGGGDVLLPGVTIRAVRTWHPRRVPTASVATFLGAPLAPLALPWRAASRVLTQGLTGDERSLPSRVQELVGRGPGLTPSGDDVLCGVMLALRLHPRGSDVLLGRLWRAVRPLLATTTSLSAALLTEAARGYAVAPVVRLTEALAGADRAAPTGSARLTGETGPAGSTLPDEVAAAIREVLAIGHSSGADLLGGLAGCLDALDALDEADSADLLGAPDLLVHSGRPAMTPRSLQ
- a CDS encoding PucR family transcriptional regulator gives rise to the protein MVNVAKDDALVDAELPSASPLTAPPSHDLVGGVSLERLLALPSLAGARLLHDPDEPARGVSRASLLGAAPEPRHHLVCADAETIEAWQAAGRDPFEQCSLDGATALAVAGGTSDQALHWGSQAAAARLPLVLASRTAAPERIVTEVLEAVLDQQAGILERVEEAHQILVGVVLAGGGLEDLCQQLAGFLGGAAMVTTSDGRVLASAGSEADLAAALSLDCFDRTGRLITEHEPVGIRPPHGASARRAMVRIAAGNLNHGLLAAFVGDRALTADDVHLLERAATVAALAITKEQAVSAVESKYRAEFLRDALSGRAGSPTEAVAHAASLGWDIDRRLVVVVAETDEDDAHSTRSPEEVGVLQERFSRAWSQAMAVRDPRAPVMGFSQEVVALCGVSPTADTDAIMRTVSEVVRVISGIGGGGRRTFSTGVSRPIDSVADLPQAYDEALSAVSVGRQLHGDSAVTHFDGLGVFRLLALIPDSADLRRFVDESLGGLAADDSPENVDLRRTLSILIDTNMNVAETARRLFFHYNTLRYRIVKLEKMLGPFTTDPQLRLKLALALKVHQMRGI
- a CDS encoding malate dehydrogenase, whose amino-acid sequence is MSTSPVKVAVTGAAGQIGYSLLFRIASGSLFGPDTPVELRLLEITPALKALEGVVMELDDCAFPTLAGVEIGDNAEKVFDGVNHALLVGARPRGPGMERGDLLEANGGIFAPQGKALNSVAADDIRVTVTGNPANTNALIAMSNAPDIPQERFSALTRLDHNRAISQLAAKTGAAVTDITHMTIWGNHSATQYPDLFHAEVGGRNAAELINDEAWLADTYIPTVAKRGAAIIDARGASSAASAASATVDHARDWALGTAPGDWVSMSVRSDGSYGVPEGLISSFPVTTSNGDWQIVQGLEINDFSRARIDASVKELEEERDAVRGLGLLG